One Carassius carassius chromosome 28, fCarCar2.1, whole genome shotgun sequence genomic window carries:
- the LOC132108047 gene encoding tubulin-specific chaperone cofactor E-like protein, with translation MEASETEGRSFMQAICEKYSPENFPCRRGPGLGVVVVPSVHQGSPMKDRLNLPSVLVLNGCGISHAGEEGEISAFCTHVVELDLSHNKLQDWHEISKIVSNIPNLEFLNLSSNQLSDAVLEPDCTKAFSSIRRLVLNNTQVSWETVHTFTQEMPELEELFLCLNEYTTVTPAAMPCPTLRLLHITDNNLQEWSEVRKFGSMFPALDTLVMANNNLSSIQDSVEILQRLFPNLRSINLHNSGLNRWEDIEKLNCLPKLEEVRLQGIPLLQAYTSMERRSLMIAQLPSVTSLNGSVVTDGEREDAERFFIRYHLDHSEEALPHRYHCLVTKYGKLAPLAEIDLRPRFHAKVEVRYEDKVEQVSIRLDQTVAGLKKQLRTVVQLPTSNMRLYYIDKSSAFGPDELKYKARALHSYSIQDGDEILVVPKTK, from the exons ATGGAAGCTTCTGAGACAGAAGGTCGCAGTTTTATGCAGGCGATCTGTGAGAAGTACAGCCCGGAAAACTTCCCTTGCCGTCGGGGTCCTGGCCTGGGTGTCGTGGTTGTGCCGTCTGTACATCAGGGATCACCTATGAAAG ACCGTCTGAACCTGCCCAGTGTTCTGGTTTTGAATGGCTGTGGAATCAGTCATGCAGGAGAAGAGGGAGAAATCTCTGCCTTCTGTACTCATGTTGTTGAACTTGATCTGTCCCATAACAAGCTCCAAGACTGGCATGAG ATCAGCAAGATTGTTTCTAACATCCCGAACCTGGAGTTCTTAAACCTCAGCTCTAATCAGCTGAGTGATGCAGTCTTGGAGCCGGACTGCACAAAGGCCTTTTCTAGCATCCGCCGCCTCGTTCTTAACAATACCCAGGTGTCGTGGGAAACagtgcacacattcacacaagagATGCCTGA ACTAGAGGAGCTGTTCCTGTGCCTTAATGAGTACACCACTGTGACACCGGCCGCCATGCCCTGCCCCACACTGCGTCTGCTTCACATCACAGATAACAACCTCCAGGAGTGGAGTGAAGTACGAAAATTTGGCTCTATGTTTCCTGCACTTGACACTCTGGTTATGGCCAACAACAACCTGAGCTCCATTCAAGACTCGGTAGAAATCCTTCAGAGGCTCTTCCCTAACCTTCGAAGCATCAATCTGCATAACTCAG GGCTTAATCGATGGGAGGACATTGAGAAGCTAAACTGTCTGCCCAAACTAGAAGAAGTGAGGTTGCAAGGCATTCCTCTACTGCAAGCTTACACAAGCATGGAGCGTCGCAGTCTAATGATAGCCCA ACTGCCATCAGTGACCTCCCTGAATGGGAGTGTCGTGACGGATGGTGAGAGAGAAGACGCTGAGAGATTCTTCATCCGTTATCACTTGGATCATTCAGAGGAAGCGCTGCCCCACAG ATATCACTGCTTGGTGACCAAATATGGGAAACTGGCTCCTCTGGCTGAGATCGACCTGAGACCACGTTTCCATGCCAAAGTGGAGGTACGCTATGAAGACAAAGTGGAGCAGGTGAGTATCCGTTTAGACCAGACGGTCGCAGGGCTGAAGAAGCAGCTGAGGACTGTTGTGCAGCTCCCCACCAGCAACATGCGCCTTTACTACATCGACAAGAGTTCTGCCTTTGGCCCCGATGAGTTGAAATACAAAGCACGGGCCCTGCACTCTTACAGCATTCAAGATGGGGATGAGATCCTGGTAGTTCCTAAAACAAAATAA